In one window of Flavobacteriales bacterium DNA:
- the ccoG gene encoding cytochrome c oxidase accessory protein CcoG gives MANNEEFRDGISTVDKDGKRVWVYPKKVSGKYFNYRQVFAYTLIAFLFAAPHIKIGGEPLLLFNILERKFIVFGKIFWPQDFHIFALSMIGAVVFISLFTVVFGRLFCGWACPQTIFMEMIFRRIEYVIEGDWTKQKKLNKAPWDGKKTFKKVLKHTIFWLISFLIANTFLAYIIGAEKLIEIQLDNPLNHVGGLVAIIIFSSVFYGVFAFLREQVCTTICPYGRLQGVLLDGKSINVAYDHKRGEGEKGRAKFRKNEDRKALGKGDCIDCKQCIHVCPTGIDIRNGTQLECVNCTACMDACDFMMESVGLEKGLIGYISEEGIETGEKGFQWNIRTLAYSVVLVIIVGVLGYLTITRSDFESTITRLRGTTFQKVDDTRISNTYNLGLVNKTKDTKKVTLKILEGNGEIPPIEFTLEPQTELKKNFAIIMKKKEFDIDAGKMVFIIGVYGDGKLISKVRTTFMGPTL, from the coding sequence ATGGCAAACAACGAAGAATTTAGGGATGGCATTTCTACTGTCGATAAAGATGGAAAACGCGTATGGGTTTACCCTAAAAAAGTAAGTGGTAAATACTTTAACTACAGACAGGTTTTTGCTTACACATTAATCGCCTTTTTATTTGCAGCTCCTCACATTAAAATAGGAGGAGAACCTTTATTGCTATTCAATATTTTGGAACGTAAGTTTATCGTTTTTGGTAAAATATTTTGGCCTCAGGACTTTCACATTTTTGCCTTATCAATGATTGGTGCTGTTGTCTTTATTTCTTTATTTACAGTCGTTTTTGGACGTTTATTTTGTGGTTGGGCCTGCCCTCAAACTATTTTTATGGAAATGATATTCCGAAGAATAGAATATGTAATTGAGGGAGATTGGACCAAACAGAAAAAGTTAAACAAAGCTCCTTGGGATGGTAAAAAGACTTTTAAAAAAGTACTGAAGCATACCATTTTCTGGCTAATTTCATTTTTAATCGCCAATACATTCTTAGCTTATATTATTGGAGCAGAAAAACTGATTGAAATACAATTAGACAACCCGCTTAATCATGTTGGAGGTTTAGTTGCCATTATTATTTTTTCATCCGTTTTCTACGGTGTTTTTGCATTCTTAAGAGAGCAAGTTTGTACCACAATTTGTCCTTATGGAAGATTGCAAGGGGTACTATTAGATGGCAAGTCAATTAATGTAGCCTATGATCACAAAAGAGGGGAAGGAGAAAAGGGAAGAGCTAAATTTAGAAAAAATGAAGACCGTAAAGCTCTTGGAAAAGGAGATTGTATCGATTGTAAACAATGTATTCATGTTTGCCCAACAGGAATTGATATTCGTAACGGAACTCAATTAGAATGTGTAAACTGTACCGCTTGTATGGATGCTTGTGACTTTATGATGGAAAGCGTAGGCCTTGAAAAAGGGCTTATCGGCTATATCTCTGAGGAGGGTATTGAAACAGGTGAAAAAGGATTTCAATGGAACATTAGAACATTGGCTTATTCTGTTGTATTAGTGATCATAGTAGGAGTATTAGGTTATTTAACGATTACAAGAAGTGATTTTGAAAGTACAATTACAAGATTAAGAGGAACCACTTTCCAAAAGGTTGATGATACAAGAATTAGTAATACTTACAATTTAGGACTTGTAAACAAGACTAAAGACACCAAAAAAGTTACCTTAAAAATTCTTGAAGGAAATGGAGAAATTCCACCAATTGAATTTACCTTAGAGCCTCAAACAGAATTAAAGAAAAACTTTGCCATCATTATGAAGAAAAAAGAGTTTGATATTGATGCAGGTAAAATGGTATTTATTATTGGTGTTTATGGAGATGGTAAACTTATTTCAAAAGTAAGAACTACCTTTATGGGACCAACACTTTAA
- a CDS encoding FixH family protein, translating to MNWGKGIVIAIVLFISYFMFMVITMIRTSSDLVEENYYEEGVKFEQKIQAIKNSKAIKDQIKISVDQQFLAIEFPNSVSMDSVTNGVIHLYRPENGKLDKHFSFSKEAGNIQLIPKEKITEGYYNLLLSWKTNESDFYVDKGRIKI from the coding sequence ATGAACTGGGGAAAAGGAATTGTAATCGCTATTGTTTTGTTTATATCATACTTCATGTTTATGGTAATAACAATGATTCGTACATCTAGCGATTTAGTAGAAGAAAACTACTACGAAGAAGGGGTAAAGTTTGAACAAAAAATTCAAGCAATAAAAAACAGTAAAGCGATAAAAGATCAGATTAAAATTAGTGTTGATCAACAATTCTTAGCGATTGAGTTTCCTAACTCGGTTAGCATGGATAGTGTTACCAATGGAGTCATTCACCTTTATCGCCCTGAAAATGGAAAACTAGATAAACATTTTTCTTTTTCTAAAGAAGCTGGAAATATTCAACTGATTCCTAAAGAAAAAATTACAGAAGGCTATTACAACCTTTTATTATCATGGAAAACCAATGAAAGTGATTTCTATGTAGATAAAGGAAGAATAAAAATTTAA
- the ccoN gene encoding cytochrome-c oxidase, cbb3-type subunit I: MELEKFNYDNKIVKKFAYATLIWGVVGMLVGLIAASWLAFPQFFNDYLNIKILSFGRIRPLHTNAVIFAFVGNGIFTGVYYSLQRLLKTRMASDALSNINFWGWQFIIVCAAVTLPLGYTSSKEYAELEWWIDILIALMWVAFGANMIWTILKRRVQHMYVAIWFYIATFITVAMLHIFNSFELPISFMKSYSWYSGVQDALVQWWYGHNAVAFFLTTPYLGLMYYFVPKAANRPVYSYRLSIIHFWALIFLYIWAGPHHLLYTSLPEWAQSLGTVFSVMLIAPSWGGMLNGLLTLRGAWDKVRDNVVLKFMVVAITAYGMSTFEGPMLSLKNVNIISHFTDWTVAHVHVGGLGWNGMMTFGMLYWLFPKMWKTKLYSTKLANVHFWVATLGILFWALPMYWAGFVQGLMWQEFNPDGTLVHGEFLDTVTQLAPLYTMRAFGGLIYLVGAIIGTYNLFKTAAVGEFLPEEAAEAAPLNKKHRFANEGWHGAIERKPIKFTILALVAVAIGGVVQIIPVSIVDSNIPTIASVKPYTPLELEGRDIYIREGCNNCHSQMIRPVRFETVRYGEYSKSGEFVYDHPHLWGSKRTGPDLAREGGKRGDDWHYKHMKVPKDMSPGSLMPAYPWIIEDEMDLSLLQGKISAMRTLGVPYEEGYEEKAMADLEEQALEIATNIVTKIKADDSEEDQAAAIESVKSKEIVALVAYLQRLGKDIKAEEIEE; this comes from the coding sequence ATGGAACTAGAAAAGTTTAATTACGACAACAAGATTGTAAAGAAGTTTGCATATGCAACACTTATCTGGGGTGTCGTAGGGATGTTAGTAGGGTTAATTGCTGCCTCTTGGCTAGCTTTCCCACAGTTTTTTAATGACTATTTGAATATTAAAATTCTTTCATTTGGTCGTATTCGTCCATTACACACTAATGCTGTGATTTTTGCATTTGTAGGAAATGGTATTTTCACAGGTGTTTACTACTCACTACAGCGTTTATTAAAAACTAGAATGGCTAGTGACGCATTGAGTAATATTAACTTCTGGGGATGGCAATTTATCATTGTATGTGCTGCAGTAACGCTTCCTTTAGGATATACTTCTAGTAAGGAATATGCAGAGCTAGAGTGGTGGATTGATATTTTAATTGCATTAATGTGGGTTGCTTTTGGTGCCAACATGATTTGGACAATTTTGAAGAGAAGGGTTCAACACATGTATGTTGCTATTTGGTTCTATATCGCTACATTCATTACAGTTGCAATGTTGCATATCTTCAACTCATTCGAATTACCAATTTCTTTCATGAAAAGTTATTCTTGGTATTCAGGAGTTCAGGATGCCTTAGTACAATGGTGGTATGGACATAATGCCGTAGCATTCTTCTTAACAACTCCTTACTTAGGGTTAATGTACTACTTTGTTCCTAAAGCGGCTAACAGACCTGTATACTCATACAGATTATCGATTATTCACTTCTGGGCATTAATTTTCTTATATATCTGGGCTGGACCTCACCACTTATTATACACTTCTTTACCAGAATGGGCACAATCTTTAGGTACTGTATTTTCAGTAATGTTGATTGCTCCATCTTGGGGAGGTATGTTAAATGGATTATTAACATTGAGAGGTGCTTGGGATAAAGTAAGAGATAATGTGGTATTAAAGTTTATGGTTGTTGCCATTACAGCATACGGGATGTCAACATTTGAAGGACCAATGTTATCACTTAAAAACGTAAACATTATTTCTCACTTTACAGATTGGACTGTTGCTCACGTTCACGTAGGTGGATTAGGATGGAATGGGATGATGACTTTTGGTATGTTATACTGGTTATTCCCTAAAATGTGGAAAACAAAATTATACTCTACTAAATTAGCTAATGTTCACTTCTGGGTTGCTACGTTAGGAATCTTATTCTGGGCATTACCTATGTACTGGGCTGGATTTGTTCAAGGATTAATGTGGCAAGAGTTTAATCCTGATGGAACTTTAGTTCACGGTGAGTTCTTAGATACAGTTACACAATTAGCACCGCTTTATACTATGAGAGCATTTGGTGGGTTAATTTATCTAGTTGGAGCTATCATAGGTACTTACAACTTATTTAAAACTGCTGCCGTAGGAGAATTCTTACCAGAAGAAGCTGCAGAAGCTGCTCCATTAAACAAAAAACACCGTTTTGCAAACGAAGGTTGGCACGGAGCTATTGAAAGAAAACCAATTAAGTTTACAATTTTAGCATTAGTAGCTGTTGCGATTGGTGGGGTTGTACAAATTATTCCAGTATCTATTGTAGATTCAAACATTCCTACTATTGCAAGTGTAAAACCATATACTCCATTAGAATTAGAAGGACGTGATATTTATATTAGAGAGGGATGTAACAACTGTCACTCGCAAATGATTAGACCTGTTCGTTTTGAGACCGTTCGTTACGGTGAATATTCTAAATCAGGGGAGTTTGTTTACGATCATCCACACTTATGGGGATCTAAAAGAACTGGACCAGATTTAGCTCGTGAAGGAGGAAAAAGAGGTGATGACTGGCACTACAAACACATGAAAGTTCCTAAAGACATGTCTCCAGGATCATTGATGCCAGCTTATCCTTGGATTATCGAAGACGAAATGGATCTTTCTTTATTACAAGGTAAAATTTCAGCGATGCGTACACTTGGTGTACCTTATGAAGAAGGTTACGAAGAAAAAGCAATGGCCGACTTAGAAGAGCAAGCTTTAGAAATTGCAACAAACATTGTTACAAAGATTAAAGCTGATGACTCTGAAGAAGATCAAGCTGCTGCAATAGAAAGTGTTAAATCTAAAGAGATCGTTGCGTTAGTTGCTTACCTACAAAGATTAGGAAAAGACATTAAAGCAGAAGAAATCGAAGAATAA
- a CDS encoding heavy metal translocating P-type ATPase metal-binding domain-containing protein, giving the protein MSTNAEHKCYHCGDDCGAEPIQLEDKCFCCNGCKTVFEIINNTNLDNYYELENTPGIKPSFSNSDKYKFLDIEEIANDIFDFREGDLRKVRLFLPEIHCSSCIWLLENLHKLNNGVLSSEVNFVKKEASITFNISIVSFQELATLLDKIGYPPKFSGGNENKQKSTSKAMFYKLGVAGFCFSNIMLFSFPEYLNFDSSFLEFRAFFAWLIFGFSIPIILFSAKDYWTSAFKALRAKTLNLDVPITLGILVLYARSVYDIFSNNGPGYMDSFAGFVLFLLIGKLFQNKTYQALSFERDYKSYFPLAVTKIKEDSEEIVPLNNIEEGDIILIKNEEIIPADAILKSEKARIDYSFVTGESKPIVKYKGEEIFAGGKQVGDAIELKILKKVEQSYLTQLWNQKAFDKEEEDKGSLKALTDRLSQVFIFIIIIIAAITGIIWYFIDPSNVINIITAVLIVACPCALALSIPFTFGNALRAAGRKKLYLKNADAIEQMGRVTDIVFDKTGTITTGNTSKQTFIGEELTPEKERAIFSLVRNSSHPLSVALYNHLKSKHSKPSIVEDYQEVAGKGIQGTVNGTLLLIGSRSWVGVPQSDSLASEVHIKYGANYIGYYKIENEYRKEFLSIIKELGEQYNLHVLSGDNNSELENLKKYFPNENQLHFNQQPIDKLEYIKKLKTKGKTVLMLGDGLNDAGALKQSDVGIVISDDVYNFSPACDGILDARRLHHLPLFLDLGKYSITTLKMSYAFSLLYNIIGLSFAVFNFLTPLVAAILMPVSSISVVLLTTFSIAIYTRRKFKTD; this is encoded by the coding sequence TTGAGTACAAATGCAGAACATAAATGTTATCATTGTGGAGATGATTGTGGTGCAGAACCTATACAACTAGAGGACAAATGTTTTTGTTGTAATGGCTGTAAGACTGTTTTTGAAATTATCAACAATACCAACCTAGATAATTACTACGAACTTGAGAACACTCCTGGGATAAAACCTTCTTTTAGTAATTCAGATAAATACAAATTTCTCGACATCGAGGAAATAGCCAACGACATCTTTGATTTTAGAGAAGGTGATCTTAGAAAGGTTCGACTGTTCTTACCTGAAATTCATTGTAGCTCATGTATTTGGTTATTGGAGAATCTTCACAAATTAAATAATGGAGTCCTTTCTTCCGAGGTCAACTTTGTTAAAAAAGAAGCGTCCATTACCTTTAATATTAGTATTGTTTCTTTCCAAGAATTGGCGACATTACTCGACAAAATAGGCTATCCTCCAAAGTTTAGTGGTGGCAACGAAAACAAACAAAAATCGACCTCTAAAGCCATGTTTTATAAGTTGGGGGTCGCAGGGTTTTGTTTTAGTAACATCATGTTATTCAGTTTCCCTGAATACTTAAACTTTGATAGCTCTTTTTTGGAGTTTAGAGCGTTTTTTGCTTGGTTAATTTTTGGGTTTTCAATCCCTATTATTCTTTTCTCAGCAAAAGACTATTGGACATCAGCTTTTAAAGCATTGCGTGCAAAAACACTCAACCTTGATGTTCCTATTACTTTAGGAATTTTGGTGCTTTATGCAAGAAGTGTCTACGACATTTTTAGCAACAATGGACCAGGATACATGGACTCGTTCGCTGGTTTTGTACTCTTTTTGTTAATCGGTAAACTCTTCCAAAATAAAACTTATCAAGCTTTATCGTTTGAGAGGGATTATAAATCTTACTTTCCTTTGGCTGTTACCAAAATAAAAGAAGATTCAGAAGAGATTGTACCCCTTAATAACATTGAAGAGGGAGACATCATTTTGATTAAAAATGAAGAAATAATCCCTGCTGATGCCATTCTTAAGTCCGAAAAAGCTAGAATTGATTATAGCTTTGTTACTGGAGAATCAAAGCCTATAGTCAAATATAAAGGAGAAGAAATTTTTGCAGGAGGAAAGCAAGTAGGAGATGCGATAGAATTAAAAATTCTGAAAAAAGTAGAACAAAGCTACCTTACACAACTATGGAATCAAAAAGCTTTTGATAAAGAGGAAGAAGACAAAGGCTCCCTTAAAGCACTTACAGACCGTTTAAGCCAGGTTTTTATTTTTATCATCATTATTATTGCAGCTATTACAGGTATAATTTGGTACTTTATAGATCCCTCTAATGTGATTAATATTATCACTGCTGTACTAATTGTAGCCTGCCCATGTGCACTAGCACTCTCTATTCCTTTTACTTTTGGGAACGCACTAAGAGCAGCAGGAAGAAAAAAATTGTATTTAAAAAATGCTGATGCCATTGAACAAATGGGAAGAGTTACCGATATTGTTTTTGATAAAACAGGGACAATAACTACTGGAAACACTTCAAAACAAACTTTTATTGGAGAAGAACTTACTCCAGAAAAAGAGCGCGCTATCTTCTCATTGGTACGGAACTCTTCTCACCCTTTAAGTGTTGCGCTATACAACCATCTTAAAAGCAAACACTCAAAACCCAGTATTGTTGAAGACTACCAAGAAGTTGCTGGAAAAGGAATCCAAGGAACCGTTAATGGCACATTATTGTTAATTGGATCTCGCTCATGGGTTGGTGTTCCCCAAAGTGACTCGTTAGCCTCAGAGGTACACATTAAATATGGAGCGAATTATATTGGTTACTATAAAATAGAAAACGAGTATAGAAAAGAATTTTTATCGATTATCAAAGAGTTGGGAGAACAATACAATCTGCATGTTCTTTCTGGTGACAATAACAGTGAATTAGAAAACCTAAAAAAATACTTCCCCAATGAAAACCAACTTCACTTTAATCAGCAACCTATAGACAAACTTGAGTACATTAAGAAACTAAAAACCAAAGGAAAAACAGTACTGATGCTAGGCGATGGTCTAAATGATGCTGGAGCACTAAAACAAAGTGATGTTGGAATTGTTATTTCTGATGACGTCTATAATTTTTCACCAGCATGTGATGGAATTTTAGATGCCAGAAGATTGCACCACCTACCTTTATTTTTAGACTTAGGAAAATACAGTATTACGACATTAAAGATGAGCTATGCTTTTTCATTGCTTTATAACATTATCGGGTTATCTTTCGCTGTCTTTAATTTCCTAACTCCCTTAGTAGCAGCAATTCTAATGCCAGTAAGCTCAATTTCTGTGGTATTACTTACTACCTTTTCTATTGCCATTTATACCCGTAGAAAATTCAAAACTGACTAA
- the ccoS gene encoding cbb3-type cytochrome oxidase assembly protein CcoS: MGIIYLMIGVSFSIALFFLVSFFWATKDGQFDDDYTPSVRMLFDDEIEKENINQKNK, from the coding sequence ATGGGGATAATCTATTTAATGATAGGAGTAAGTTTTTCAATCGCGCTATTCTTTTTAGTGTCTTTTTTCTGGGCAACAAAAGATGGTCAATTTGACGATGATTACACGCCATCTGTAAGAATGTTATTCGATGATGAAATCGAAAAAGAAAATATAAACCAAAAAAACAAGTAA
- a CDS encoding DUF547 domain-containing protein, translated as MKKIHLLVITLWMSSAIWAQDITTFFDQANNFFIQNVKDGKVDYAGIQESETLAKLIDNINSIEFSNLETNQQKAYLINSYNLLVINEIRKNWPVTSPMDISGFFDGIKHNIAGKKWTLNHLENEFMRPTYQDPRLHFVLVCGAKDCPPIINEAYYPATLEIQLEEQTKTALNNPNFIKIEGETVEISEIFKWYTSDFKLKAKNVLEYINSYRTNKIDTKTKYGYYNYDWSVNAQANIQPIITELGDPVAFNLQTYNAGSLLRKGKFDISLFNAMYTQSKSEWMGTTYDGFRETFYSSLIQFTYGTSKNARVNLGLDIKLGSSGRSSSDRFSKIGRAFEFTNDDSTRVGLSYVGPRIKLQPFKNEANFTVQSSLLFPTTVAPEGRSADVNGNNALYFLDWDRIQSWTQFFYVKSFRKSQLFLEADIWYRIGYKQNQASAVDLPFTVIYSLFPTPKTTFYGIASHVIRNQYNPHSYNDGITTAANYSAAGLGFKYQLTSKLNLELLYTNFLRGTNSGLGNTFNIGIRYVH; from the coding sequence ATGAAAAAAATCCACCTTTTAGTCATAACGTTATGGATGAGTTCGGCTATATGGGCTCAAGATATCACTACTTTTTTTGACCAAGCTAACAATTTCTTTATTCAAAATGTAAAAGATGGAAAGGTCGACTATGCAGGAATACAAGAAAGTGAAACCTTAGCAAAATTAATCGACAACATCAATTCAATCGAGTTTTCCAATCTGGAAACTAATCAACAAAAAGCTTACCTCATCAACTCCTACAACCTCCTTGTTATTAATGAAATAAGAAAAAACTGGCCTGTCACAAGCCCTATGGACATCTCTGGTTTCTTTGACGGAATAAAACACAACATAGCCGGTAAAAAATGGACGCTAAATCACTTAGAAAACGAATTTATGCGCCCTACTTATCAAGACCCTAGACTTCACTTTGTCTTAGTTTGTGGAGCTAAAGATTGTCCACCAATTATCAATGAAGCTTATTATCCTGCAACGCTTGAAATTCAACTGGAAGAGCAAACCAAAACAGCCTTAAACAATCCCAATTTTATCAAAATAGAGGGAGAAACGGTTGAAATTTCTGAAATATTTAAATGGTATACGAGTGATTTTAAACTCAAAGCAAAAAATGTTTTAGAGTATATCAATAGTTATCGAACAAACAAGATTGACACAAAAACAAAATATGGCTATTACAATTACGATTGGTCGGTTAATGCACAAGCAAATATACAACCTATTATCACTGAATTAGGCGATCCTGTTGCTTTTAATTTACAAACTTACAATGCTGGATCTCTACTTAGAAAAGGCAAGTTTGACATCTCATTATTTAATGCGATGTATACGCAAAGTAAATCAGAATGGATGGGCACTACTTATGATGGTTTCAGAGAAACTTTTTACTCCTCTTTAATTCAGTTTACTTATGGAACTTCTAAGAACGCTAGAGTTAATCTAGGTTTAGACATCAAACTTGGTAGTTCTGGAAGATCTTCATCAGATCGTTTTTCTAAAATTGGTAGAGCTTTTGAATTCACAAACGATGATTCAACGCGAGTTGGCTTATCTTATGTAGGACCGCGTATAAAGCTTCAACCCTTTAAAAATGAAGCTAACTTTACCGTACAAAGTAGCTTATTATTCCCTACTACTGTTGCTCCAGAAGGAAGAAGCGCAGATGTTAACGGAAATAACGCCTTATACTTTTTAGATTGGGACCGTATTCAATCATGGACACAATTCTTTTACGTTAAAAGCTTTAGAAAATCTCAACTCTTTTTAGAAGCAGACATCTGGTATCGAATAGGATATAAACAAAACCAAGCTTCGGCTGTGGACCTCCCTTTCACTGTAATTTATAGCCTATTCCCTACTCCAAAAACTACATTTTACGGAATAGCTTCTCATGTTATCAGAAATCAATACAACCCACATAGTTACAATGATGGAATAACTACTGCTGCTAATTATAGTGCTGCTGGTCTAGGCTTCAAATATCAATTGACTTCTAAACTAAACCTAGAACTACTTTACACCAACTTTTTAAGGGGAACCAACTCTGGATTAGGGAACACCTTTAACATTGGAATAAGATATGTACATTAG
- a CDS encoding c-type cytochrome: MKKYNKGILVLSVFLSALFTVNAQDGAKLFKQNCAACHKIDKKSIGPKLEGAKAKWEEAGEAEMLYEWIANPNDLYESGKSKMAAAVWDFSPAAMSPMAHLSKEDVDAIFDYVDNPPPPVTVEEPKGGENVAADSTPAPTPMSNGTLVFLLSIIGFLVIALLVLVNGVKALKNQGGENQIEYEEEGFGFLTKSVAIENEDAILLDHDYDGIKELDNVLPPWWVWMFYGTIIFSVIYWGMYQTFKVWPLQEEAYVMEMAQSEKDVYEYKKANNLLISAETVTFLTEEAEIAAGKELYDGTCKVCHMADGEGSVGPNLTDKYWLYGGTAGDIFTSISDGRPNGMPEHKSKFNEKQIQQLASFIHSLDFKEGKAPEGDLMK; the protein is encoded by the coding sequence ATGAAAAAATATAACAAAGGAATTCTTGTACTATCAGTGTTTTTATCGGCCTTGTTTACGGTAAATGCACAAGACGGAGCAAAATTATTCAAACAAAATTGTGCTGCTTGTCATAAGATAGATAAAAAATCTATTGGTCCTAAATTAGAGGGAGCAAAAGCAAAATGGGAAGAAGCAGGAGAAGCAGAAATGCTTTATGAATGGATTGCTAACCCAAATGACTTATACGAAAGCGGAAAATCTAAAATGGCTGCTGCGGTATGGGATTTCTCTCCAGCGGCAATGTCGCCAATGGCACATTTAAGTAAAGAAGATGTTGACGCTATTTTTGATTATGTTGATAATCCTCCACCTCCTGTTACCGTTGAAGAACCAAAAGGAGGAGAAAATGTTGCAGCTGATTCAACTCCAGCACCAACACCAATGAGCAATGGAACACTCGTTTTCTTATTATCAATCATTGGATTCTTAGTTATTGCTTTACTGGTTCTTGTTAATGGAGTTAAAGCACTTAAAAACCAAGGAGGTGAAAATCAAATTGAGTATGAAGAAGAAGGTTTTGGTTTCCTAACAAAATCTGTAGCTATCGAAAATGAGGACGCTATTCTTTTAGATCATGATTATGATGGAATTAAAGAGCTAGACAACGTACTACCACCATGGTGGGTATGGATGTTCTATGGAACAATCATTTTCTCAGTCATCTACTGGGGAATGTATCAAACATTTAAAGTTTGGCCATTACAAGAAGAAGCTTATGTTATGGAAATGGCACAATCGGAAAAAGATGTGTACGAATACAAAAAAGCGAATAACTTGTTAATCTCTGCTGAGACAGTGACTTTCTTAACTGAAGAAGCTGAAATAGCAGCTGGTAAAGAGCTTTATGACGGAACATGTAAAGTATGTCATATGGCTGACGGTGAAGGTTCGGTTGGACCAAACTTAACTGATAAATACTGGTTATACGGTGGAACAGCTGGAGATATTTTTACTTCGATTAGCGATGGTCGTCCAAATGGAATGCCAGAGCATAAAAGTAAATTTAACGAAAAGCAAATTCAACAATTAGCTTCATTTATCCATTCTTTAGACTTTAAAGAAGGAAAAGCTCCAGAGGGAGACTTAATGAAATAA